One genomic window of Desulfuromonas sp. AOP6 includes the following:
- a CDS encoding MOSC domain-containing protein — MEPSVVAVCISENKGEQKKPVDVALLKENHGIVGDAHVGDWDRQVSLLAEESIDTMRAKGLSLGSGDFAENIVTRGVALTALPIGSRLTLGEALLEITRIGKECHSRCAIYYQAGDCVMPREGIFARVLKGGVVRAGDRIQLQAGGRESSN; from the coding sequence ATGGAACCATCGGTGGTAGCGGTCTGTATCAGTGAAAACAAAGGCGAACAGAAAAAGCCGGTTGACGTAGCCCTTCTCAAGGAAAACCATGGTATTGTCGGCGATGCCCATGTCGGTGACTGGGACAGGCAGGTCAGCCTGCTGGCCGAAGAGAGTATCGACACCATGCGGGCTAAAGGCTTGAGTCTGGGCTCTGGTGACTTTGCCGAAAACATCGTTACCCGGGGAGTCGCCTTGACGGCCCTTCCCATTGGCAGCCGCCTGACCCTGGGCGAGGCGCTACTGGAGATCACGCGTATCGGCAAGGAATGCCACAGCCGCTGCGCCATCTACTACCAGGCCGGAGACTGCGTCATGCCGCGGGAAGGCATCTTCGCCCGCGTTCTCAAGGGCGGAGTCGTACGGGCTGGCGACCGCATTCAACTGCAAGCGGGCGGTCGCGAATCTTCCAACTGA
- a CDS encoding ABC transporter permease — protein MDFIFISLQKALALILAFDGEVFITVWTSLYTSLVAIVLAAIVAIPFGALVGISRFRGRGLVLTLLNTLMALPTVVVGLVLYGFLSRQGPLGEWGLLFTPAAMILGQMVLATPIVANYTLAAVVGADSRILSTALTLGAGRLRGVWMLLREVRFGVMAAVIAGFGRVIAEVGVAMMLGGNIRHHTRTMTTAIALETSKGEFAFGLALGLILLGVALFVNLAMHVLQQR, from the coding sequence TTGGACTTTATTTTCATCTCCCTGCAGAAAGCCCTGGCCCTGATTCTGGCCTTTGACGGCGAAGTTTTCATCACGGTATGGACCTCGCTCTATACGTCCCTGGTCGCTATCGTGCTGGCCGCGATCGTGGCCATTCCCTTTGGCGCCCTGGTCGGGATCAGCCGCTTCCGGGGGCGGGGACTGGTACTGACCCTGCTCAATACCCTCATGGCCCTGCCGACGGTGGTGGTTGGCCTGGTACTCTACGGCTTTCTCAGCCGCCAGGGGCCCCTGGGGGAGTGGGGTCTGCTCTTTACCCCGGCTGCCATGATTCTCGGTCAGATGGTGCTGGCGACACCCATTGTGGCCAACTACACCCTGGCCGCCGTGGTGGGGGCTGATTCCCGCATTCTGAGCACGGCCCTCACCTTGGGGGCGGGCAGGTTGCGGGGCGTTTGGATGCTGCTGCGGGAAGTGCGTTTTGGCGTCATGGCGGCAGTTATCGCCGGGTTCGGCCGGGTCATCGCCGAGGTGGGCGTGGCCATGATGCTTGGCGGCAATATTCGCCATCATACCCGCACCATGACCACGGCCATCGCCCTAGAAACGAGTAAGGGGGAGTTTGCTTTCGGACTGGCTCTTGGCTTGATTCTGCTCGGGGTGGCGCTTTTCGTCAACCTGGCCATGCATGTTCTGCAACAGAGGTGA
- a CDS encoding ATP-binding cassette domain-containing protein, with the protein MQPILSLEYIQVSVGTAFRLEIDTLAIEAGGLYCLTGPNGAGKTTLLRLLALLSPPARGILRFDGRAVVYRGGMAAANLRREVTLVQQAPYLFQGSVYDNMAFGLDLRKIASAQRPVRIAAALESVGLAGFAQRSARELSGGEIQRVALARALVLQPRVLLLDEPLANIDVGHLGQFEKRLRDLCTEQGMTIVMSTHDPGQPERLGSKVIALDRGRLTSEVSCPLKRAM; encoded by the coding sequence ATGCAACCGATTCTTTCCCTGGAATATATCCAGGTCTCCGTGGGGACAGCCTTTCGCCTGGAAATCGACACCTTGGCTATTGAAGCGGGGGGGCTGTACTGTTTGACTGGCCCGAACGGTGCCGGCAAGACAACCCTGCTGCGCCTGTTGGCTCTGCTGAGTCCCCCGGCGCGCGGCATCCTGCGGTTCGACGGCAGAGCCGTAGTCTATCGCGGCGGCATGGCGGCGGCCAACCTGCGTCGCGAGGTGACTTTGGTCCAGCAGGCGCCCTATCTTTTCCAAGGGAGCGTCTACGACAATATGGCGTTCGGTCTGGACTTGCGGAAAATAGCCTCTGCCCAGCGGCCCGTCCGCATTGCAGCAGCGCTTGAATCGGTTGGGCTGGCGGGATTTGCCCAGCGCTCTGCCAGGGAACTTTCCGGCGGGGAGATCCAGCGGGTGGCTTTGGCCCGCGCTTTGGTGCTGCAGCCCAGGGTGCTGCTTCTCGATGAGCCGCTCGCCAATATCGATGTGGGGCACCTGGGCCAGTTCGAGAAACGGCTCCGGGATCTCTGCACGGAACAGGGTATGACCATCGTCATGTCCACTCACGACCCAGGCCAGCCCGAACGGCTTGGCAGTAAAGTCATTGCACTGGACAGGGGCCGGCTGACCAGTGAGGTATCCTGTCCGCTGAAGAGGGCGATGTGA
- the glp gene encoding gephyrin-like molybdotransferase Glp: MISFDEARQVILDQARPLGRERVSLTEACGRVLAEDMRAPWDLPAWDNSAMDGFAVRSQDCQAAATLQISGYIPAGAQTHDRVEEGCAIRIMTGAPLPAGADAVVPVEEVAEADGTLTLTARVDPGQHIRRQGEDVARGEPFMPAGSRLRPDGINLLASFGQAFVPVFRRPRVAILSTGDELVELGETPAPGQIINSNSLSLAAAVRESGGEPLLLGIARDEVDCLRAKLAEGLKADILITSAGVSAGDRDLVREVLADLGVRELFWKVAIKPGHPTAFGVKDDCLVFSLPGNPVSTLMTFEFLVKPALGRICGGVDATKPSVRAVLRESTKKKKGRLQFMRVALTQEGDVLYATSAGNQHTGMVSTMVRAEGIAVLPADADRAEAGTLVEVHLLG; the protein is encoded by the coding sequence GTGATAAGTTTCGACGAAGCCCGACAGGTCATTCTGGACCAGGCTCGGCCTCTTGGCAGGGAACGTGTTTCCCTCACTGAGGCCTGCGGGCGGGTGCTGGCCGAGGACATGCGTGCCCCCTGGGATCTGCCGGCCTGGGACAATTCGGCCATGGACGGATTCGCTGTGCGCTCTCAGGATTGCCAGGCCGCTGCGACTCTCCAGATCAGTGGCTATATCCCCGCCGGCGCCCAGACCCACGACAGGGTGGAGGAGGGCTGCGCCATCCGCATCATGACCGGCGCGCCCCTGCCGGCCGGAGCGGACGCGGTGGTGCCCGTGGAAGAGGTTGCCGAGGCAGATGGCACCCTCACCCTGACGGCCAGGGTTGATCCGGGGCAACATATCCGTCGCCAAGGGGAGGATGTCGCCCGAGGCGAGCCTTTTATGCCCGCCGGTAGTCGCCTGCGTCCGGACGGCATCAATCTGCTGGCCTCTTTCGGACAGGCCTTCGTGCCCGTATTCCGGCGTCCACGGGTAGCTATCCTCTCCACGGGAGACGAGCTGGTGGAACTCGGCGAAACTCCGGCGCCGGGACAGATCATCAACAGCAATTCCCTGTCGCTGGCTGCCGCCGTTCGCGAATCAGGCGGCGAACCGTTGTTGCTGGGGATCGCCCGAGATGAGGTGGACTGTCTGCGCGCGAAGCTTGCGGAAGGATTGAAGGCCGATATCCTCATTACCTCGGCCGGCGTGTCGGCCGGGGACAGGGACCTGGTGCGCGAGGTGCTCGCAGACCTCGGTGTGCGCGAACTCTTTTGGAAGGTGGCCATAAAACCGGGGCATCCCACCGCCTTTGGGGTCAAGGACGACTGCCTGGTTTTCTCGTTGCCGGGCAACCCCGTTTCCACTCTGATGACCTTTGAGTTTCTGGTGAAGCCGGCCCTGGGGCGTATATGCGGCGGTGTGGACGCAACAAAACCAAGCGTCCGGGCCGTTTTGCGGGAGTCGACCAAAAAAAAGAAGGGGCGACTGCAATTCATGCGGGTCGCCCTGACGCAGGAGGGGGATGTCCTCTACGCTACCAGCGCCGGGAATCAGCATACGGGGATGGTTTCCACCATGGTTCGAGCCGAAGGGATCGCTGTTCTGCCGGCCGACGCCGACCGCGCTGAAGCGGGAACCCTGGTGGAGGTTCATCTTCTGGGCTAG
- a CDS encoding MogA/MoaB family molybdenum cofactor biosynthesis protein — MKAVILTISDKGSRGERIDTSGPALEQWLGERGVATAALEIIPDEETQIAARLIHWTEQVAPHLLLTTGGTGVSPRDVTPEATQRVIDRLIPGLAELMRLRSLQITPRAALSRAVAGIRQGTLILNLPGSPKGALENLEAVWPAIPHAVAKIRGDQTDCAIP; from the coding sequence ATGAAGGCCGTGATTCTCACCATCAGCGACAAAGGCTCGCGGGGGGAGCGAATCGATACCAGCGGTCCGGCCCTGGAGCAGTGGCTGGGCGAGCGGGGGGTAGCAACTGCCGCGCTGGAAATCATCCCTGACGAAGAAACGCAGATCGCCGCCCGCCTGATTCATTGGACCGAGCAGGTTGCGCCCCACCTGCTGTTGACCACCGGCGGCACCGGCGTTTCTCCCCGTGACGTCACCCCCGAGGCCACCCAACGGGTGATCGACCGCCTGATACCGGGTCTAGCCGAACTCATGCGACTCCGCAGCCTGCAGATCACCCCCCGGGCCGCCCTGTCCCGCGCCGTGGCGGGCATCCGTCAGGGCACGCTCATCCTCAATCTCCCAGGAAGTCCCAAGGGGGCTTTGGAGAATCTCGAGGCCGTCTGGCCCGCCATTCCCCATGCCGTCGCCAAAATCCGTGGTGATCAGACGGACTGCGCCATACCCTGA
- a CDS encoding twin-arginine translocase TatA/TatE family subunit, translated as MFGLGTQELLIILVLVMVVFGAGKLPQVGSALGKGIRNFKSGIKEEPLEEAQRVDESSEKNA; from the coding sequence ATGTTTGGACTCGGTACACAGGAACTGCTCATTATTCTCGTGCTGGTCATGGTCGTTTTCGGCGCCGGCAAGCTGCCCCAGGTCGGCAGCGCCCTTGGCAAAGGCATCCGCAACTTCAAGTCTGGCATTAAAGAAGAGCCTCTGGAAGAGGCGCAGCGCGTCGATGAGTCGTCGGAGAAGAACGCCTGA
- the moaC gene encoding cyclic pyranopterin monophosphate synthase MoaC: protein MSFNHFDEQGQAIMVDVSAKEPTLRRAVVGASVSMNPSTLQSIRQGEMKKGDVLAVARLAGIAAAKKTPDLIPLAHPLALHAVGIEFFIDEENHHIRIEATVKAVERTGVEMEAMVAASVAALTIYDMCKGVDRGITIGELALLLKEGGKSGLYRREEQG, encoded by the coding sequence ATGTCCTTCAACCATTTCGACGAGCAGGGCCAGGCCATCATGGTCGACGTCAGCGCCAAGGAGCCGACGCTGCGCCGCGCTGTCGTTGGCGCCTCCGTCTCCATGAACCCTTCGACGCTGCAGAGTATTCGCCAGGGGGAAATGAAGAAGGGGGATGTCCTTGCCGTGGCCAGGCTGGCAGGGATCGCCGCCGCCAAGAAGACCCCCGACCTCATTCCGCTCGCCCATCCTTTGGCCTTGCATGCGGTGGGCATCGAATTCTTCATTGATGAAGAAAACCACCACATTCGTATCGAGGCGACTGTCAAGGCGGTGGAGCGCACCGGCGTGGAGATGGAAGCCATGGTAGCGGCTTCCGTCGCGGCGCTAACCATCTACGACATGTGTAAAGGGGTGGATCGCGGCATCACCATTGGCGAACTGGCGTTGCTCCTTAAAGAGGGGGGCAAGAGCGGCTTGTATCGAAGGGAAGAGCAGGGATGA
- the moaA gene encoding GTP 3',8-cyclase MoaA: MKLFDGFHRKVNYLRLSVTDRCNLRCRYCMPAAGVSKLGHNDILSYEALQCVSRAAVSLGIEKIRITGGEPLVRKGLLPFLHELSALPGLKELVLTTNGTLLPELATELKAAGVKRVNISLDSLQPDRFRRITRGGDLARVLAGIAAAEAAGIAVKLNMVVMRGINDDEVVDFAAMAHGKALSVRFIEYMPNIQDAGWQAQIVRGQEILERIGKKFSYQELRRGTLCGPSRDYHLEGASGSIGIITPVSNHFCDSCNRIRVTATGLARSCLFSGEAVNLRPVLLGGDVQAVQQVLLDIVKDKVSGHRLDDEKERGPAFCMSSIGG, from the coding sequence ATGAAACTTTTTGACGGCTTCCACCGCAAAGTCAATTATCTGCGCTTGTCGGTGACCGATCGCTGCAATTTGCGCTGCCGATACTGTATGCCGGCGGCGGGCGTCTCCAAACTCGGCCACAACGATATCCTCAGCTACGAGGCGCTCCAGTGTGTGTCACGGGCGGCCGTGTCTTTGGGTATCGAGAAGATTCGTATCACCGGTGGCGAACCGCTGGTGCGCAAAGGGCTCCTCCCCTTTCTGCATGAGCTCTCGGCCCTGCCGGGCCTTAAAGAACTGGTGCTGACGACCAATGGCACCCTGTTGCCTGAGCTGGCTACCGAATTGAAGGCCGCCGGGGTAAAACGGGTGAATATCAGCCTCGATTCTCTGCAGCCCGACCGTTTTCGCCGTATCACGCGCGGCGGCGACCTGGCTCGGGTGCTGGCGGGAATCGCCGCCGCCGAGGCTGCTGGAATCGCCGTCAAGCTCAATATGGTGGTCATGCGGGGCATCAATGACGACGAAGTGGTGGATTTCGCGGCCATGGCGCACGGCAAAGCGTTGAGCGTCCGTTTTATCGAATACATGCCCAATATTCAGGACGCCGGCTGGCAGGCGCAGATCGTGCGCGGTCAGGAGATTCTGGAGCGCATCGGGAAAAAATTTTCCTATCAGGAGCTGAGGCGCGGCACTCTCTGTGGGCCGTCCCGCGACTACCACCTTGAGGGCGCCAGCGGCAGCATCGGCATCATCACCCCGGTTTCCAACCATTTCTGCGACAGTTGCAACCGTATCCGGGTGACCGCGACCGGGCTGGCGCGTAGCTGCCTTTTTTCCGGCGAAGCCGTCAACCTGCGCCCTGTTCTGCTGGGAGGTGATGTCCAGGCCGTGCAGCAGGTCCTGCTTGATATCGTCAAGGACAAGGTTTCCGGACATCGTCTCGATGATGAAAAAGAGCGCGGTCCGGCCTTCTGCATGTCTTCTATCGGCGGCTAG